Proteins co-encoded in one Eremothecium sinecaudum strain ATCC 58844 chromosome VI, complete sequence genomic window:
- a CDS encoding 60S ribosomal protein eL15 (Syntenic homolog of Ashbya gossypii AFR214C; Syntenic homolog of Saccharomyces cerevisiae YMR121C (RPL15B) and YLR029C (RPL15A)) yields the protein MGAYKYLEELQRKKQSDVLRFLQRVRVWEYRQKNVIHRASRPSRPDKARRLGYKAKQGFVIYRVRVRRGNRKRPVPKGATYGKPTNQGVNQLKYQRSLRSTAEERVGRRAANLRVLNSYWINQDSTYKYFEVILVDPSHKAIRRDARINWIANPVHKHRESRGLTSIGKKSRGINKGHRFHNTQAGRRKTWKRQNTLSLWRYRK from the coding sequence ATGGGTGCATACAAGTATTTGGAAGaattgcaaagaaagaagcAATCAGACGTTTTGAGATTCTTGCAAAGAGTCAGAGTCTGGGAATACAGACAAAAGAACGTCATCCACAGAGCCTCCAGACCTTCCAGACCAGACAAGGCCAGAAGATTGGGCTACAAGGCTAAGCAAGGTTTCGTTATCTACCGTGTCAGAGTTAGACGTGGTAACAGAAAGAGACCTGTGCCAAAGGGTGCTACTTACGGTAAGCCAACCAACCAAGGTGTTAACCAATTGAAGTACCAAAGATCTTTGAGATCTACTGCCGAGGAGAGAGTTGGAAGAAGAGCTGCTAACTTGAGAGTCTTGAACTCCTACTGGATCAACCAAGACTCTACATACAAGTACTTCGAGGTCATTTTGGTCGATCCTTCTCACAAAGCCATTAGAAGAGATGCAAGAATCAACTGGATCGCTAACCCTGTTCACAAGCACCGTGAAAGCAGAGGTCTAACTTCTATTGGTAAGAAGTCCAGAGGTATCAACAAGGGTCATAGATTCCACAACACTCAAGCTGGTAGAAGAAAGACCTGGAAGAGACAAAACACTTTGTCTCTATGGAGATACAGAAAATAA
- a CDS encoding HFL079Wp (Syntenic homolog of Ashbya gossypii AFR213C; Syntenic homolog of Saccharomyces cerevisiae YMR120C (ADE17) and YLR028C (ADE16)) yields the protein MPYSKTAILSVYDKTGLLDLAKGLAENNVRILASGGTARMVREAGFQVEDVSSITHAPEMLGGRVKTLHPAVHGGILARNLESDEKDLKEQGIEKVDYVVCNLYAFKETVAKVGVTVPEAVEEIDIGGVTLLRAAAKNHARVTILSDPKDYPRFLNELSKGEITEDLRNKLALKAFEHTADYDAAISDFFRKKYSEGRSQYPLRYGANPHQKPAQAFALKQEELPFKVLSGSPGYINLLDALNSWPLVKELSASLNLPAAASFKHVSPAGAAIGLPLSEVEKQVYFVSDIENLSPLACAYARARGADRMSSFGDWIALSNIVDVPTAKIISKEVSDGVIAPGYEPEALEILKKKKSGKYCVLQIDPNYTPEALESRQVYGVTLQQKRNDAIINKSSFKEIVSANKDLTETAIVDLTVATIALKYTQSNSVCYAKNGMVIGLGAGQQSRIHCTRLAGAKADNWWLRQHPRVLSFKWAKGVKRPEKSNAIDLFVSGQVPTEGPEREEYESKFVEIPQPFTAGDRKEWLSKLSNVALSSDAFFPFPDNVYRAVKSGVKYIAAPSGSVMDRAVFAAADSFDLVYVENPIRLFHH from the coding sequence ATGCCATACAGTAAGACTGCTATCCTGTCTGTTTATGACAAGACAGGTCTATTGGATTTGGCTAAAGGATTGGCTGAAAATAATGTCAGAATTTTAGCTTCAGGTGGTACTGCTCGCATGGTTCGTGAAGCGGGTTTTCAAGTTGAGGATGTCTCATCAATAACACATGCACCAGAGATGCTAGGCGGTCGTGTTAAAACTCTTCATCCTGCGGTGCACGGTGGTATTCTTGCAAGGAATTTAGAGTCAGATGAGAAGGATTTAAAGGAACAAGGTATTGAAAAAGTTGACTACGTTGTTTGCAACCTTTATGCGTTTAAAGAGACTGTTGCTAAGGTCGGTGTGACAGTTCCTGAAGCGGTTGAAGAAATTGACATTGGTGGAGTTACCCTATTGAGAGCCGCCGCTAAGAATCACGCCAGAGTCACTATTTTATCTGATCCTAAGGACTACCCACGCTTCTTGAATGAATTGTCTAAAGGTGAGATCACTGAGGACCTAAGAAACAAGTTGGCATTGAAGGCCTTTGAACACACTGCCGACTATGATGCTGCTATTTCTGATTTTTTCAGAAAGAAGTATTCTGAGGGAAGATCCCAATATCCTTTACGTTATGGTGCCAATCCTCACCAGAAGCCAGCCCAGGCTTTTGCTCTAAAGCAGGAAGAACTTCCATTCAAGGTTCTGTCTGGTTCTCCAGGCTACATTAACCTACTAGATGCATTGAATTCTTGGCCTTTGGTGAAGGAGTTATCGGCTTCTTTGAATTTGCCTGCTGCTGCTTCTTTCAAGCATGTTTCTCCTGCAGGTGCAGCAATTGGTTTACCTCTCTCAGAGGTCGAGAAGCAAGTATACTTTGTTTCCGATATTGAAAACTTATCTCCTCTAGCCTGTGCATATGCTAGGGCACGTGGTGCCGACAGAATGTCATCCTTTGGTGACTGGATTGCTCTATCAAACATTGTGGACGTCCCAACTGCCAAGATAATTTCAAAGGAAGTCTCAGATGGTGTAATTGCACCAGGGTACGAACCAGAGGCTTTGGaaatattgaagaagaaaaaatCTGGTAAGTACTGTGTTTTGCAGATTGATCCAAACTATACTCCAGAGGCTCTAGAATCGAGGCAAGTTTACGGTGTTACTTTGCAACAAAAGAGAAATGATGCAATTATTAACAAGTCTTCATTCAAGGAAATTGTCTCTGCTAACAAAGATTTGACCGAAACTGCCATTGTTGATTTGACTGTTGCAACCATTGCCCTAAAATACACTCAATCTAACTCTGTATGCTATGCAAAGAACGGTATGGTTATCGGTTTAGGTGCTGGTCAACAATCTAGAATTCACTGTACTAGATTGGCAGGCGCGAAGGCAGACAACTGGTGGTTGAGACAGCATCCAAGAGTTTTGTCATTTAAATGGGCCAAGGGCGTCAAGAGACCCGAAAAATCCAACGCAATAGACTTATTTGTATCTGGTCAAGTCCCAACTGAAGGTCCTGAGAGGGAAGAGTACGAATCTAAATTTGTGGAAATTCCTCAACCGTTCACTGCAGGAGATAGAAAGGAATGGTTGTCCAAGTTGAGCAATGTCGCTCTTTCTTCTGACGCTTTCTTCCCATTCCCAGATAACGTCTATAGAGCTGTCAAATCTGGTGTCAAATATATTGCTGCACCATCGGGGTCTGTTATGGATAGAGCTGTTTTTGCTGCTGCTGACTCTTTTGACTTGGTTTACGTTGAGAATCCTATCCGTTTGTTCCATCACTGA